A genomic region of Roseateles amylovorans contains the following coding sequences:
- a CDS encoding ABC transporter substrate-binding protein, whose amino-acid sequence MRPPLIALLVAALVASGASVPAAAAPAAPKPLIYCTDASPEGFDPGLWDSASTNNVNNQMFQGLVRFERGGTALQPGLATRWTISPDARSFVFELRPGVKFHTRPWFTPTRHFNADDVLFTFGRFLDRDHPFNKAFPANFIYPQNLGLAKAIARMEKVDDMTVRFTLHQANVTFVSWFAMAFAGIQSAEYGAQLLREGKASQINRLPIGTGPFAFRSYAKDDVVRMEANPDYWGSPQRTRKLIFSISREAPVRVQKLLAGECQITSPLRDIDVAALDRHPDRLKLEKIQALNISYLSFNLRKPPTDNRLVREALDIAIDRDAIFRALFPRGDAMQAVNPFPPAIPGYHRHLRNEYNPDRAKALLLQAGFPNGLDIDLWALPVTRPTNPNGQLMAQLIQQDWARIGVRAQIRTYEWGEYLKRANAGEHSVYMSGWSGENGDADDFLTPNLSCATNTTGVKFCHRDFERLIDAARANPDPAARQALYEQAQEIFKRERPWITMAHSTVYIPTSRDLRGFRMQPNGGVIFENVYRE is encoded by the coding sequence ATGCGCCCTCCCCTGATCGCCCTGTTGGTCGCCGCGCTCGTCGCCTCGGGCGCCAGCGTGCCTGCGGCCGCCGCCCCGGCTGCGCCGAAACCGTTGATCTATTGCACCGATGCCAGCCCGGAAGGGTTCGATCCGGGGCTCTGGGATTCGGCCAGCACCAACAACGTCAACAACCAGATGTTCCAGGGCCTGGTGCGCTTCGAGCGGGGCGGCACCGCGCTGCAACCCGGCTTGGCGACCCGCTGGACCATCAGCCCGGACGCCCGCAGCTTCGTCTTCGAGCTGCGCCCCGGCGTGAAGTTCCACACCCGCCCCTGGTTCACGCCCACCCGCCACTTCAATGCGGACGACGTGCTGTTCACCTTCGGTCGCTTCCTCGATCGCGATCACCCCTTCAACAAAGCCTTTCCCGCCAACTTCATCTATCCGCAGAACCTCGGCCTGGCCAAGGCGATCGCGCGCATGGAGAAGGTCGACGACATGACGGTGCGCTTCACGCTGCACCAAGCCAATGTCACCTTCGTCAGCTGGTTTGCGATGGCCTTCGCCGGCATCCAGTCGGCCGAATACGGTGCGCAACTGCTTCGCGAGGGCAAGGCCAGCCAGATCAACCGGCTGCCGATCGGTACCGGCCCGTTCGCCTTTCGCAGCTATGCCAAGGACGATGTGGTGCGGATGGAGGCCAACCCCGATTACTGGGGCAGCCCCCAGCGCACCCGCAAGCTGATCTTCAGCATCAGCCGAGAGGCCCCGGTGCGGGTGCAGAAACTGCTGGCAGGCGAGTGCCAGATCACCTCCCCGCTGCGAGACATCGATGTCGCCGCCCTGGACCGCCATCCGGACCGCCTGAAGCTGGAGAAGATCCAGGCGCTCAACATCTCCTATCTCTCGTTCAACCTGCGCAAACCGCCCACCGACAACCGCCTGGTGCGCGAAGCGCTGGACATCGCCATCGACCGCGACGCCATCTTCCGCGCCCTGTTCCCGCGCGGCGACGCGATGCAGGCGGTCAATCCCTTCCCGCCGGCCATTCCCGGCTACCACCGGCACCTGCGCAACGAATACAACCCCGACCGCGCCAAGGCCCTGCTGCTGCAGGCGGGCTTCCCCAACGGGCTGGACATCGACCTGTGGGCGCTGCCGGTCACCCGGCCCACCAATCCCAACGGCCAACTCATGGCGCAGCTGATCCAGCAGGACTGGGCCCGCATCGGCGTGCGGGCGCAGATCCGCACCTACGAATGGGGCGAATACCTGAAGCGCGCCAACGCCGGTGAGCATTCGGTCTACATGAGCGGCTGGTCGGGCGAGAACGGCGACGCCGATGATTTCCTCACCCCCAACCTCAGCTGCGCGACCAACACCACCGGCGTGAAGTTCTGCCACCGCGACTTCGAGCGCCTGATCGACGCCGCCCGTGCGAACCCCGACCCGGCTGCGCGTCAGGCGCTCTATGAGCAGGCCCAGGAGATCTTCAAGCGCGAGCGGCCCTGGATCACGATGGCACACTCGACGGTCTACATCCCCACCAGCCGGGACCTGCGCGGATTCCGGATGCAGCCCAACGGCGGGGTGATCTTTGAGAACGTCTACCGCGAGTGA
- a CDS encoding type II toxin-antitoxin system RelB/DinJ family antitoxin → MTIKSTELRSRVEPDLKESAAEVLAQCGLTLSDAIRLFLRQVVLHNGLPFEVKVPTAETRAAMEEARSITRARFGSGQELIDDLEKNTRSRKAR, encoded by the coding sequence ATGACCATCAAGTCCACCGAATTGCGATCTCGTGTCGAACCTGATCTGAAGGAATCCGCCGCAGAGGTGCTGGCCCAGTGTGGCTTGACCTTGAGCGATGCCATCCGTCTCTTCCTGAGGCAGGTGGTGCTGCACAACGGGCTGCCCTTCGAGGTCAAGGTACCGACAGCGGAAACTCGGGCAGCCATGGAAGAGGCCCGTTCGATCACACGAGCGCGATTCGGCTCCGGGCAGGAACTGATCGATGATCTTGAGAAAAACACCCGCTCGAGAAAAGCGCGCTAA
- a CDS encoding type II toxin-antitoxin system YafQ family toxin — protein MILRKTPAREKRAKPPRASDYAAKFLKDWERLSHSGRFDMRRLKTAMLLLIANEGSLPAEYRDHALLGEMKDHRECHIGGDFLLVYHLRGDAIVFVRAGTHADLFGC, from the coding sequence ATGATCTTGAGAAAAACACCCGCTCGAGAAAAGCGCGCTAAGCCACCTCGTGCGTCGGACTACGCCGCCAAATTTCTAAAGGACTGGGAACGCCTGTCGCACTCCGGCCGCTTCGACATGCGCCGGTTGAAAACGGCGATGCTGCTGTTGATTGCCAATGAGGGTTCTCTGCCTGCCGAGTACCGGGATCACGCGCTCCTCGGCGAGATGAAGGATCACCGGGAATGCCACATCGGAGGTGATTTCCTGCTGGTCTACCACCTCAGGGGGGACGCCATCGTCTTCGTGCGCGCCGGCACGCATGCCGACTTGTTTGGCTGTTGA
- a CDS encoding dipeptide ABC transporter ATP-binding protein translates to MSAGELTPSPDVPLLQARELARHYSVRRGWFSPPATVRALDGVSFELRAGRTLAVVGESGCGKSTLARALTLIETPTSGELRIQGQDAADVRTHPALRRQVQMVFQNPYASLNPRKTIASTLAEPLVINTRLTRAERQERIEALAAKVGLRHEHLARYPHMFSGGQRQRIAIARAMVLQPGIVVADEPTSALDLSIQAQILNLFMDLQDEFGTGYVFISHNLAVVEHVADEVMVMYLGRVVEQGDKRRLFAQPLHPYTQALISATPALRAADRRERIRIHGELPSPLKPPSGCAFHQRCPLAVPRCAEVRPALREVAGRWVACDVI, encoded by the coding sequence ATGAGCGCCGGCGAGCTGACGCCGTCCCCCGACGTGCCGCTGCTGCAGGCCCGTGAGCTGGCGCGGCACTACAGCGTCCGGCGCGGCTGGTTCTCGCCGCCGGCCACGGTCCGCGCGCTGGATGGGGTCAGCTTCGAGTTGCGGGCCGGCCGCACGCTGGCGGTGGTGGGCGAATCCGGCTGCGGCAAATCGACCTTGGCGCGCGCGCTGACCTTGATCGAGACGCCGACCTCCGGCGAGTTGCGGATCCAGGGCCAGGACGCGGCCGATGTGCGGACCCATCCGGCCTTGCGTCGCCAGGTGCAGATGGTGTTCCAGAACCCGTATGCGTCGCTCAATCCGCGCAAGACGATCGCCTCGACGCTGGCCGAACCGCTGGTCATCAACACCCGGCTGACCCGTGCCGAGCGCCAGGAGCGCATCGAAGCCCTGGCCGCGAAGGTGGGCCTGCGACACGAGCATCTGGCGCGTTACCCGCACATGTTCTCGGGCGGACAGCGCCAGCGCATTGCGATCGCCCGGGCGATGGTGCTGCAGCCGGGCATCGTGGTCGCCGATGAGCCAACCTCGGCGCTGGACCTGTCGATCCAGGCGCAGATCCTCAACCTGTTCATGGACCTGCAGGATGAATTCGGCACCGGCTACGTGTTCATCTCTCACAACCTGGCGGTGGTGGAGCATGTGGCCGACGAGGTGATGGTGATGTACCTGGGCCGGGTGGTCGAGCAGGGCGACAAGCGCCGCCTGTTTGCGCAGCCGCTGCATCCCTACACCCAGGCGCTGATCAGTGCCACGCCTGCGCTGCGCGCGGCGGATCGTCGCGAGCGCATCCGCATTCATGGCGAGCTGCCCAGCCCCCTGAAGCCGCCCAGCGGCTGCGCTTTCCACCAGCGCTGCCCGCTGGCGGTGCCGCGCTGTGCCGAGGTGCGGCCTGCGCTCAGGGAGGTGGCCGGGAGGTGGGTGGCGTGTGATGTGATCTGA
- a CDS encoding ABC transporter ATP-binding protein yields MLDIQDLRVRFGTFAAVDGVDLQVAPGGVLGIVGESGSGKSVSMMALMGLIDAPGRVTAQALRFDGHDLLTVSARERRRLIGREVAMVFQDALASLNPSYTVGHQLGEVLRAHLGLRGDAAHQRALELLEQVEIPDAPNRLKAYPHELSGGMNQRVMIALAIACSPKLLIADEPTTALDVTIQAQIMDLLLRLQRERGMALVMITHDLAVVSEMAQRVAVMYAGQVVETGPLPGVFESPQHPYTAALLAAIPEHNRGARRLQALPGIVPGALDRPAGCLFAPRCARVQPRCRTERPAVAHGVRCFYPLHEETPA; encoded by the coding sequence ATGCTGGACATTCAAGATCTGCGGGTGCGCTTCGGCACCTTTGCGGCGGTGGACGGCGTGGACCTGCAGGTCGCGCCCGGCGGGGTGCTGGGCATCGTCGGCGAATCGGGCTCCGGCAAGTCGGTCAGCATGATGGCGCTGATGGGGCTGATCGACGCGCCGGGCCGCGTCACCGCCCAGGCCCTGCGCTTCGACGGCCACGATCTGCTGACCGTCTCCGCCCGGGAGCGTCGGCGGCTGATCGGCCGCGAGGTGGCGATGGTGTTCCAGGATGCGCTGGCCAGTCTCAATCCGAGCTACACCGTCGGCCATCAGCTGGGCGAGGTGCTGCGCGCGCACCTCGGCCTGCGCGGCGATGCCGCCCATCAACGCGCCCTGGAACTGCTGGAACAGGTGGAGATCCCGGACGCGCCGAACCGGTTGAAGGCCTATCCGCATGAGCTCTCCGGCGGCATGAACCAGCGGGTGATGATTGCGCTGGCCATCGCCTGTTCGCCCAAGCTGCTGATCGCCGACGAACCCACCACGGCATTGGATGTGACCATCCAGGCCCAGATCATGGACCTGCTGCTGCGGCTGCAACGGGAGCGCGGCATGGCGCTGGTGATGATCACCCACGACCTGGCGGTGGTGTCCGAGATGGCCCAGCGCGTGGCGGTGATGTATGCGGGCCAGGTGGTCGAGACCGGCCCGCTGCCGGGCGTCTTCGAATCGCCGCAGCATCCCTACACCGCCGCCTTGCTGGCCGCGATCCCGGAGCACAACCGAGGCGCCCGCCGACTGCAGGCGCTGCCCGGCATCGTGCCGGGGGCGCTGGACCGTCCCGCCGGCTGCCTCTTCGCGCCCCGATGCGCTCGGGTACAGCCGCGCTGCCGCACCGAGCGACCCGCGGTGGCTCACGGCGTGCGCTGCTTCTATCCGCTGCATGAGGAGACGCCCGCATGA
- a CDS encoding ABC transporter permease — MSALPDPTDPADPIHPPVDHPALPPAAGPWRAFWQAYAANRGALVALGVFGLLALAAVLAPWIAPHDPIHQYRMNMLMPPIWMAGGEARFLLGTDELGRDLLSRLLHGARVSLGIGLASVLLSLIPGVLLGLLAAFHQRWLSPVVMRVMDVMLALPGLLLAICVITVLGPGLLNTVVAIAIGSLPEYVRLTRAAALAELGKDYVTASRVAGASTWRLMFSAVLPNCMAPLIVNASLSFSAAILEAAGLGFLGLGVQAPTPEWGAMLSSARDYIVRAPWVVTLPGLAILLSVLSVNLVGDGLRDALDPRLKRAS; from the coding sequence ATGAGCGCGCTGCCCGATCCCACCGATCCCGCCGATCCCATCCATCCGCCGGTCGATCACCCGGCCCTGCCGCCCGCAGCCGGCCCCTGGCGCGCGTTCTGGCAAGCCTATGCCGCCAACCGCGGGGCGTTGGTGGCCCTGGGCGTCTTCGGCTTGCTGGCGCTGGCCGCCGTGCTGGCGCCCTGGATCGCGCCGCATGACCCGATCCATCAATACCGGATGAACATGTTGATGCCGCCGATCTGGATGGCCGGCGGCGAGGCGCGCTTCCTGCTCGGCACCGACGAGCTGGGCCGAGACCTGCTGTCGCGACTGCTGCATGGCGCGCGGGTGTCGCTGGGCATCGGCCTGGCGTCGGTGCTGCTGTCGCTGATCCCGGGCGTGTTGCTGGGCCTGCTGGCGGCGTTCCATCAGCGCTGGCTGTCGCCGGTGGTGATGCGGGTGATGGATGTGATGTTGGCGCTGCCCGGCCTGCTGCTGGCCATCTGCGTGATCACCGTGCTGGGGCCGGGTCTGCTCAACACGGTGGTGGCGATCGCCATCGGCAGCCTGCCGGAATATGTGCGGCTGACCCGTGCCGCCGCCTTGGCGGAACTGGGCAAGGATTACGTCACCGCCAGCCGGGTGGCGGGGGCGTCGACCTGGCGCCTGATGTTCTCGGCCGTGCTGCCGAACTGCATGGCGCCACTGATCGTCAATGCGTCGCTGAGCTTCTCGGCCGCCATCCTGGAAGCCGCCGGCCTGGGCTTCCTGGGGCTGGGCGTGCAGGCGCCGACGCCCGAGTGGGGCGCGATGCTGTCGTCGGCGCGGGACTACATCGTCCGCGCGCCGTGGGTGGTGACGCTGCCGGGCCTGGCCATCCTGCTGTCGGTGCTGAGCGTCAATCTGGTGGGCGACGGGCTGCGGGACGCGCTCGACCCGCGTCTGAAGCGAGCGTCGTGA
- a CDS encoding ABC transporter permease subunit yields the protein MLNFLLRRLATLLPTLLGVTLVAFGLIRLVPGDPIAIMMGERALDDATHARLMHELGLDQPLWRQYLDYVGGLLHGDLGQSLVSHEPVAHEFAALFPATAELALAALLMATVIGLALGTGAALRRGSLLDQGVMGVATVGYSMPVFWWGLILIMTFSVGLGWTPVSGRVAVEYDIQRVTGFMLIDAALHDEPGAWVSALRHLLLPALVLGTSTSAVIARMTRSSLLEVLREDYMRSARARGLSPARVVVVHGLRNALIPVITVIGLKVGSLLAGAVLTETIFSWPGIGKWLIDAIARRDYPVVQAGILISACTFIAVNLVVDLLYGVVNPRIRRHA from the coding sequence TTGCTGAACTTCCTGCTTCGACGACTCGCGACCCTGCTGCCCACGCTGCTGGGCGTGACGCTGGTCGCCTTCGGTCTGATCCGGCTGGTGCCGGGCGATCCGATCGCCATCATGATGGGCGAGCGCGCGCTGGACGACGCCACCCATGCCCGGCTGATGCATGAGCTGGGCCTGGATCAGCCACTGTGGCGGCAATACCTGGACTATGTCGGTGGCCTGCTGCACGGCGATCTGGGCCAATCGCTGGTCTCGCATGAGCCAGTGGCGCATGAGTTCGCCGCGCTGTTCCCGGCCACCGCAGAGCTGGCGCTGGCCGCATTGCTCATGGCCACCGTCATCGGCCTGGCGCTGGGGACCGGCGCGGCACTGCGTCGCGGCTCGCTGCTGGACCAGGGGGTGATGGGGGTGGCCACCGTCGGCTATTCGATGCCGGTGTTCTGGTGGGGGTTGATCCTGATCATGACCTTCTCGGTGGGACTGGGCTGGACGCCGGTGTCCGGCCGGGTCGCGGTGGAATACGACATCCAGCGGGTCACCGGCTTCATGCTGATCGACGCCGCCCTGCATGACGAGCCCGGCGCGTGGGTGTCCGCCCTGCGCCATCTGCTGCTGCCCGCGCTGGTGCTGGGCACCAGCACCAGCGCGGTGATTGCGCGCATGACCCGCTCCAGCCTGCTCGAAGTGCTGCGCGAGGACTACATGCGCAGCGCCCGCGCGCGCGGACTGTCGCCAGCGCGGGTGGTCGTGGTGCACGGCCTGCGCAATGCGCTGATTCCGGTCATCACCGTGATCGGGCTGAAGGTCGGCAGCCTGCTGGCTGGCGCGGTGCTGACCGAGACCATCTTCTCCTGGCCCGGCATCGGCAAATGGCTGATCGATGCGATCGCGCGGCGCGACTATCCGGTGGTGCAGGCCGGCATCCTGATCTCGGCCTGCACCTTCATTGCGGTCAACCTGGTGGTGGACCTGCTCTACGGCGTGGTCAACCCGCGCATCCGCCGACACGCCTGA
- a CDS encoding N-acetylmuramoyl-L-alanine amidase, which translates to MKTPLLALASALLLAACGTPLRQIDRTHVSENQDSRVQYLILHYTVIDFDRSLKVLTTGGKVSAHYLVRDNPPQTYQLVDENRRSWHAGVSYWAGATNLNAASIGIEIVNAGFTDTPAGRVYAPFPQKQIDEVIALTKEIVARHNIRPDRILGHNDIAPGRKQDPGPAFPWKQLADAGLIPWPDPAQVEIKQAIYQIAPPPDLLWFQERLARIGYQTPQTGLLDVATREVLSTFQMKYRPSDILGEPDAQTAALLDVITTPGGMITATPAPAASAQRSPY; encoded by the coding sequence ATGAAGACCCCCCTGCTCGCCCTCGCCTCCGCCCTGCTGCTGGCCGCCTGCGGCACCCCGCTGCGACAGATCGACCGCACCCATGTCTCGGAGAACCAGGACAGTCGCGTGCAGTACCTGATCCTCCACTACACCGTGATCGACTTCGACCGATCGCTCAAGGTGCTGACCACCGGCGGCAAGGTCTCGGCCCACTACCTGGTGCGCGACAACCCGCCGCAGACCTACCAGTTGGTGGATGAGAACCGCCGCTCCTGGCATGCCGGCGTCAGCTACTGGGCGGGCGCGACGAATCTGAACGCCGCCTCCATCGGCATCGAGATCGTCAACGCCGGCTTCACCGACACCCCGGCCGGCCGCGTCTATGCGCCCTTCCCGCAGAAGCAGATCGACGAGGTCATCGCCCTGACCAAGGAGATCGTCGCCCGGCACAACATCCGCCCCGACCGCATCCTCGGCCACAACGACATCGCCCCGGGCCGCAAGCAGGATCCGGGTCCGGCCTTCCCCTGGAAGCAACTGGCCGACGCCGGCCTGATCCCCTGGCCCGATCCCGCCCAGGTCGAGATCAAGCAGGCGATCTACCAGATCGCTCCGCCGCCGGACCTGCTCTGGTTCCAGGAACGGCTCGCCCGGATCGGCTACCAGACCCCGCAGACCGGGCTGCTGGATGTGGCCACCCGCGAGGTGCTCAGCACCTTCCAGATGAAGTACCGGCCGTCGGACATCCTCGGCGAACCGGATGCGCAGACCGCCGCCTTGCTGGACGTGATCACCACGCCCGGCGGCATGATCACCGCCACGCCGGCACCCGCCGCGTCGGCCCAGCGCTCGCCGTACTGA
- a CDS encoding N-acetylglucosamine kinase codes for MRPTTHADSPPPDAAAARASGTGAPAAFGSSGAATLGLGLDAGGTQTRWVLADVQGQPLARGHVPGFSALLLDTSAGRVALAQTLQSLATAVVDAAGPGRLRALHAGITGLGEPDGPAGRQLRALLAQHLGLAPTQIRCDSDIAAAWHALFKPGEGYLVYAGTGAIAAFIDADGTLHRAGGRGPMIGDEGGGQWIAREALALIWRREDEAPGAWSHSRLARHLFHELGGSDWAISRAFLYGGDAAARRGSIGQLALAVARAAHEHDADALALLHRAGRELARLPLALVARLGMKPVIAAGRVLQLHPAIESGLRAALPQDLPLTVQQPDTAWAAAIRAAGSAGVDSPSTDAPSDARP; via the coding sequence ATGCGCCCGACGACCCACGCCGATTCCCCGCCGCCCGACGCTGCCGCCGCCCGCGCCTCAGGCACCGGCGCGCCTGCCGCATTCGGCAGCAGCGGCGCGGCCACGCTCGGGTTGGGCCTGGATGCCGGCGGCACCCAGACCCGCTGGGTGCTGGCGGATGTGCAGGGACAGCCCCTGGCGCGCGGCCACGTGCCCGGCTTCAGCGCCCTGCTGCTGGACACCAGCGCCGGCCGGGTCGCGCTGGCCCAGACGCTGCAGTCGCTCGCCACTGCGGTGGTCGACGCCGCAGGGCCCGGGCGGCTTCGGGCTCTGCACGCCGGCATCACCGGCCTGGGTGAACCGGATGGCCCCGCCGGTCGGCAATTGCGTGCCCTGCTGGCGCAGCATCTGGGACTCGCCCCCACACAGATCCGCTGCGACAGCGACATCGCTGCCGCCTGGCACGCGCTGTTCAAGCCCGGCGAAGGCTATCTGGTCTATGCCGGCACCGGTGCCATCGCCGCATTCATCGACGCGGACGGCACCCTGCACCGCGCCGGCGGCCGCGGCCCCATGATCGGCGACGAAGGCGGTGGCCAATGGATCGCCCGCGAGGCGCTGGCGCTGATCTGGCGGCGAGAGGACGAGGCCCCCGGCGCTTGGTCCCACTCCCGGCTCGCCCGCCATCTCTTTCACGAACTGGGCGGATCGGACTGGGCCATCAGCCGCGCTTTTCTGTATGGCGGTGATGCGGCGGCGCGACGCGGCAGCATCGGCCAACTGGCCCTGGCCGTGGCCCGCGCAGCGCATGAACACGATGCCGACGCGCTGGCGCTGCTCCACCGCGCCGGCCGAGAACTCGCCCGATTGCCACTGGCACTGGTGGCCCGGCTGGGCATGAAACCCGTCATCGCCGCCGGACGTGTGCTGCAATTGCATCCGGCCATCGAATCCGGACTCCGCGCCGCCCTGCCGCAAGACCTGCCCCTCACCGTCCAGCAACCCGACACCGCCTGGGCCGCCGCCATCCGGGCGGCCGGTTCGGCCGGTGTGGACAGCCCCTCGACCGACGCCCCGTCAGACGCCCGCCCATGA
- a CDS encoding TonB-dependent receptor: MSQKKSWSGFGKTALAAAAAMVVAMPAMAQEAKKADTSADEGAPRAKEDAVRLGTITIVGSGAKLGVGQMLNEDAAKARSTVTREATEKDRSTGNPFQAIALLPGVNTFNYDGTGLFGGGLTVRGFGADQMGFTVNGVPVNDSGNFAVYPQEYADQENLCTQSLTQGSPDSESPHAGATGGNITVNSCDPEDKRRVRVSQTLGELSLTRSFIRYDTGRFFDNKAKVFLSYSHSQADKWKGKGEAKKDHVDAAFRLDLDQDNVILGSVLYNRAINNNINSLSVAQLNQFGYNYDYSTTFPGHRPGVNGTAQNEGTGWAPSPAYYKLANNPFENAIVSVSGSFKLADKVQLKIQPYLWYGFGNGGVQQTTLSESAFMNKAAHTNNLRVDLNGDGDTLDTIIVGRASVTKTYRPGITTEITAQFGDHSVRAGVWYERARHRQTQPAVTVDNAGNLASVWLDSGNITRPDGTLYQGRDWYSVSTAYQAYITDNWTFADDRGLLTVGLRTPHVTRDVTNFANESFSYDYRIKKDYNELLPQLGLRFMLDASQQVFLNVAKNFRAPPNYAYANSTSTTNVGLDANGQVKLLNELTPETAIMTDLGYRYQSRAISLSATLFNSDYKNRQATAFDPVNNVSSNINAGRVNNRGLELELGTGVFKGFSAYGSFTAQKSKSKDDLTVGRAATGTTTGVTLPTSGKDYVLTPKTMIGMSVQYEYGTFYGRLKVKRTGTQYATLINDEQVPAYWVADFDAGYNFGKVSYADNVVLRFNVSNIGNARYRNPTGSNTNAAAFNGSRSNTIFYYLGAPRFASVSLSADF, translated from the coding sequence ATGAGTCAGAAGAAGAGTTGGTCGGGATTCGGCAAAACGGCGTTGGCAGCCGCTGCCGCCATGGTCGTGGCCATGCCTGCGATGGCGCAGGAAGCCAAGAAGGCGGACACGTCGGCCGACGAGGGCGCGCCCCGTGCGAAGGAAGATGCGGTTCGTCTGGGCACGATCACCATCGTGGGCAGCGGCGCCAAGCTGGGCGTGGGCCAGATGCTGAACGAAGATGCGGCCAAGGCGCGCAGCACGGTCACCCGTGAAGCCACCGAGAAGGATCGATCCACCGGCAACCCGTTCCAGGCCATCGCACTCCTGCCAGGTGTGAACACCTTCAACTACGACGGCACCGGCTTGTTCGGCGGCGGTTTGACGGTGCGCGGCTTCGGTGCCGACCAGATGGGCTTCACCGTCAACGGCGTGCCGGTCAACGACTCTGGCAACTTCGCTGTGTACCCGCAGGAATATGCGGACCAGGAAAACCTCTGCACCCAGTCGCTGACCCAGGGCAGCCCGGATTCGGAGTCGCCCCATGCCGGCGCCACCGGCGGCAACATCACCGTCAACTCCTGCGACCCCGAAGACAAGCGCCGCGTCCGCGTCAGTCAGACGCTGGGCGAATTGAGCCTCACACGCAGCTTCATCCGCTACGACACCGGCCGCTTCTTCGACAACAAGGCCAAGGTGTTCCTGAGCTATTCGCACAGCCAGGCCGACAAGTGGAAGGGCAAAGGCGAGGCCAAGAAGGACCACGTGGACGCCGCCTTCCGCCTGGACCTCGATCAGGACAACGTGATCCTGGGCTCCGTGCTCTACAACCGCGCCATCAACAACAACATCAACAGCCTGAGCGTCGCGCAGCTCAACCAGTTCGGCTACAACTACGACTACTCGACCACCTTCCCTGGCCACCGTCCCGGCGTGAACGGCACGGCCCAGAACGAAGGCACTGGCTGGGCCCCCTCGCCGGCCTACTACAAGCTGGCCAACAACCCCTTCGAGAACGCGATCGTCTCGGTCTCGGGTTCCTTCAAGCTGGCCGACAAGGTCCAGCTGAAGATCCAGCCCTACCTCTGGTACGGCTTCGGCAATGGTGGTGTGCAGCAGACCACGCTGTCCGAATCGGCCTTCATGAACAAGGCCGCACACACCAACAACCTCAGGGTGGACCTGAACGGTGACGGAGACACGCTCGACACCATCATCGTTGGACGCGCCAGCGTCACCAAGACCTACCGCCCGGGCATCACCACTGAAATCACCGCCCAGTTCGGCGACCACAGCGTGCGCGCTGGCGTCTGGTACGAGCGCGCTCGTCACCGTCAGACCCAACCCGCAGTGACCGTCGACAACGCGGGCAACCTGGCATCGGTCTGGCTGGACAGCGGCAACATCACCCGCCCGGATGGCACGTTGTATCAAGGCCGTGACTGGTACTCGGTAAGCACCGCCTATCAGGCGTATATCACTGACAACTGGACCTTCGCCGATGACCGCGGCCTGCTGACTGTCGGCCTGCGTACGCCGCATGTCACCCGCGACGTCACGAACTTCGCGAACGAGTCCTTCTCCTACGATTACCGCATCAAGAAGGACTACAACGAACTGCTGCCGCAACTCGGCCTGCGCTTCATGCTGGACGCCTCGCAGCAGGTCTTCCTGAATGTGGCTAAGAACTTCCGCGCGCCGCCCAACTACGCTTACGCGAACTCGACCAGCACCACGAACGTCGGTCTCGATGCCAATGGCCAGGTCAAGCTGCTCAACGAGCTCACGCCCGAAACCGCCATCATGACGGACCTCGGCTACCGCTATCAGTCTCGAGCCATCTCGTTGTCGGCCACGCTGTTCAACTCGGACTACAAGAATCGTCAAGCGACGGCCTTTGATCCCGTTAACAACGTGTCGTCCAACATCAACGCCGGCCGGGTGAACAACCGCGGCCTGGAGCTGGAACTGGGCACCGGTGTGTTCAAGGGCTTCTCGGCCTACGGCTCGTTCACCGCCCAGAAGAGCAAATCCAAGGACGACCTGACCGTGGGCAGGGCCGCGACCGGCACCACCACCGGCGTCACGCTGCCGACGTCGGGCAAGGACTATGTGCTGACCCCGAAGACGATGATCGGCATGTCGGTTCAGTATGAGTACGGCACCTTCTACGGCCGCCTGAAAGTCAAGCGCACCGGCACCCAGTACGCCACGCTGATCAATGACGAACAAGTGCCGGCCTACTGGGTCGCAGACTTCGACGCAGGCTACAACTTCGGCAAGGTGAGCTACGCAGACAACGTGGTGCTGCGCTTCAACGTCAGCAACATCGGCAACGCCCGCTACCGTAACCCGACGGGTTCCAACACCAATGCGGCTGCGTTCAACGGTTCGCGTTCCAACACGATCTTCTACTACCTCGGCGCCCCGCGTTTCGCCTCGGTCAGCCTGAGCGCCGACTTCTAA